Proteins encoded in a region of the Macaca mulatta isolate MMU2019108-1 chromosome X, T2T-MMU8v2.0, whole genome shotgun sequence genome:
- the LOC706356 gene encoding melanoma-associated antigen 8 has protein sequence MLLRQKRQSCKAEEGRQAQGDAPGLMDVQILTAEEQKAASSSSTLIAGTLEEVPDSGSLSPAQSPRGASSSLTVTDDTLWSQSNEVSSSNEEEGPSTSPDPAHLESLFREALDEKVAELVHFLLRKYQIKEPVTKAEMLESVIKNYKNHFPEIFSKASECMQVIFGIDVKEVDPAGHCYVLVTCLGLSYDGLLGDDQSTPKTGLLIIVLGMIVMEGSCAPEEAIWEALSVMGLYDGREHSAYWELRKLLTQDWVQENYLEYHQVPGSDPVRYEFLWGPRALAETSYVKVLEHVARVNARVRISYPSQSNSS, from the coding sequence ATGCTTCTTCGGCAGAAGCGTCAGTCCTGCAAGGCTGAGGAAGGCCGTCAGGCCCAAGGAGATGCACCGGGGCTTATGGACGTGCAGATTCTCACAGCTGAGGAGCAGAAGGCTGCATCCTCCTCCTCTACTCTGATCGCGGGAACCCTGGAGGAGGTGCCTGATTCTGGGTCACTGAGTCCTGCCCAGAGTCCTCGGGGTGCCTCCTCTTCCCTGACCGTCACCGACGACACTCTATGGAGCCAATCCAATGAGGTTTCCAGCAGCAATGAAGAGGAGGGGCCAAGCACCTCCCCAGACCCAGCTCACCTGGAGTCCCTTTTCCGGGAAGCACTTGATGAGAAAGTGGCTGAGTTAGTTCATTTCCTGCTCCGCAAATATCAAATTAAGGAGCCGGTCACAAAGGCAGAAATGCTGGAGAGTGTCATCAAAAATTACAAGAACCACTTTCCTGAGATCTTCAGCAAAGCCTCTGAGTGCATGCAGGTGATCTTTGGCATTGACGTGAAGGAAGTGGACCCCGCCGGCCACTGCTACGTCCTtgtcacctgcctgggcctctcctATGACGGCCTGCTGGGTGACGATCAGAGCACGCCCAAGACCGGCCTCCTGATAATCGTCCTGGGCATGATCGTAATGGAGGGCAGCTGCGCCCCAGAGGAGGCAATCTGGGAAGCGTTGAGTGTGATGGGGCTGTATGATGGGAGGGAGCACAGCGCCTATTGGGAGCTCAGGAAGCTGCTCACCCAAGATTGGGTGCAGGAAAACTACCTGGAGTACCACCAGGTGCCCGGCAGTGATCCTGTGCGCTACGAGTTCCTGTGGGGTCCAAGGGCCCTCGCTGAAACCAGCTATGTGAAAGTCCTGGAGCATGTGGCCAGGGTTAATGCAAGAGTTCGCATTTCCTACCCATCCCAATCAAACAGTAGCTAA